In Halobaculum limi, one DNA window encodes the following:
- a CDS encoding amidohydrolase has product MSQTVAHDDLSAFRRDLHRHPEPAWCEFYTTARIVDELEKRDLSAVHYGPEILGSERMNVPDDDELAEWFERAREAGAREDVLDRIEGGYTGAVAVLERGDGPTIGVRVDIDALPILEADEGDHAPAGEGFRSENEGYMHACGHDAHATFGLGLIDEILASDFEGTLKVFFQPGEEQIVGGEPMAESDLIADVEYFLAAHVGLDHPTGEVIAGIDGFLAVSHFLAEFDGEPSHAGGHPEQGKNTVQAAAAAIQNLYGIPRHADGPTRVNAGIVGGGTATNIIPEETFIEGEVRGGTTELMEYMDEKAQRVIQSAAEMHEVDVDIETLGRAPSATSDEELVGPIAEIAGDVEGVTNVVERDEIGGSEDATYMMQAVQDNGGYAAYVGVGTSHPGGHHTSTFDVEEESLDIGVGFLTAAVLEIADRTP; this is encoded by the coding sequence ATGAGCCAGACCGTCGCTCACGACGACCTGTCGGCGTTCCGTCGCGACCTCCACCGCCACCCCGAACCGGCGTGGTGTGAGTTCTACACCACCGCACGGATCGTCGACGAACTCGAGAAGCGCGATCTGAGCGCCGTCCACTACGGCCCAGAGATCCTTGGGTCCGAGCGGATGAACGTGCCCGACGACGACGAACTCGCAGAGTGGTTCGAGCGGGCACGCGAGGCGGGCGCACGCGAGGACGTTCTCGACCGGATCGAGGGCGGCTACACCGGCGCAGTCGCCGTCCTCGAACGCGGTGACGGCCCAACTATCGGCGTCCGCGTCGACATCGACGCACTCCCGATCCTCGAAGCCGACGAGGGCGACCACGCACCCGCGGGCGAGGGCTTCCGCTCCGAGAACGAGGGGTACATGCACGCCTGCGGCCACGACGCCCACGCCACCTTCGGCCTCGGTCTGATCGACGAGATACTCGCCTCCGACTTCGAGGGGACGCTGAAGGTGTTCTTCCAACCCGGCGAAGAACAGATCGTCGGCGGCGAACCGATGGCCGAGTCCGACCTCATCGCGGACGTGGAGTACTTCCTCGCCGCGCACGTCGGCCTCGACCACCCGACCGGCGAGGTGATCGCCGGCATCGACGGCTTCCTCGCCGTCTCGCACTTCCTCGCCGAGTTCGACGGCGAACCGTCCCACGCCGGCGGCCACCCCGAACAGGGGAAGAACACGGTGCAGGCGGCCGCGGCGGCCATCCAGAACCTCTACGGCATCCCCCGTCACGCCGACGGGCCGACCCGGGTCAACGCCGGCATCGTCGGCGGTGGGACCGCGACGAACATCATTCCCGAGGAGACGTTCATCGAGGGCGAGGTGCGCGGCGGCACGACGGAACTGATGGAGTACATGGACGAGAAGGCACAGCGTGTCATCCAGTCGGCCGCCGAGATGCACGAGGTCGACGTCGACATCGAGACGCTCGGCCGAGCGCCCTCTGCGACGAGCGACGAGGAACTCGTCGGGCCCATCGCCGAGATTGCGGGCGACGTGGAGGGTGTGACGAACGTCGTCGAACGCGACGAGATCGGCGGCAGCGAGGACGCGACGTACATGATGCAGGCGGTGCAGGACAACGGCGGCTACGCCGCCTACGTCGGCGTCGGCACCAGCCACCCCGGCGGCCACCACACCAGCACCTTCGACGTCGAGGAGGAATCGCTCGACATCGGCGTCGGCTTCCTCACCGCCGCGGTGCTGGAGATCGCCGACAGGACGCCCTGA
- a CDS encoding ABC transporter permease, whose product MSDDSSSPTRTGVTVLDEVTERVTNLGPRASLALATVAGLILLLGVLALLGAGDTVFAVLGLMASKSTLASALRLSVPIAFAALGGIFAEKSGVINIGLEGLLIISAFGGVYATSVTGSVWLGLLGGVVASTLLALLFAVVCIEFRADQIIAGLAIWLIALGLAPFASQIVFGSKNSETVGTFPSMQAILSDSGIPVVSTVLVDLLASLAELPFFGALFEASPVVYLMFLAVAASWWTLNRTSFGRWVRASGENPRALDTAGVNVSRVRYAAVLLSGVLAGVGGAALSLSLGQFVGNGPTMVNGKGFIAIVTYLLGNYNPIGAMLSTLLFAGLDALQLSLQGQDVLAIPRPLVRTIPYVSVIIVLALFGRTRLPEAAGEHYESGEE is encoded by the coding sequence ATGAGCGACGACTCCTCCTCGCCGACCCGGACCGGCGTGACGGTCCTCGACGAGGTGACCGAACGCGTCACCAACCTGGGGCCGCGGGCGTCGCTCGCATTGGCGACCGTCGCTGGACTGATCCTCCTGCTGGGCGTGCTCGCACTGCTGGGTGCGGGCGACACCGTGTTCGCGGTGCTGGGGCTGATGGCGTCGAAGTCGACGCTCGCATCCGCGCTGCGCCTCTCGGTGCCAATCGCGTTCGCTGCCCTCGGCGGCATCTTCGCCGAGAAGTCCGGCGTCATCAACATCGGCCTCGAGGGCCTGCTCATCATCTCGGCGTTCGGCGGCGTGTACGCCACGAGCGTCACCGGATCGGTCTGGCTGGGTCTGCTCGGCGGCGTCGTCGCGTCGACGCTGTTGGCGCTGCTGTTCGCCGTCGTCTGTATCGAGTTCCGCGCCGACCAGATCATCGCGGGGCTGGCCATCTGGCTCATCGCCCTCGGCCTCGCGCCGTTCGCCTCACAGATCGTCTTCGGGTCGAAGAACTCCGAGACGGTCGGCACGTTCCCGAGTATGCAGGCCATCCTCTCGGACAGCGGGATTCCCGTCGTCTCGACGGTGCTGGTCGACCTGCTGGCGTCGCTGGCAGAACTCCCGTTCTTCGGGGCGCTGTTCGAGGCGTCGCCGGTCGTCTACCTGATGTTCCTCGCGGTTGCCGCCTCGTGGTGGACGCTCAACCGTACCTCGTTCGGGCGGTGGGTCCGGGCATCGGGTGAGAACCCTCGTGCGCTCGACACCGCTGGCGTCAACGTCTCGCGGGTGCGCTACGCGGCAGTCTTGCTGTCGGGCGTCCTCGCGGGCGTCGGCGGCGCGGCGCTGTCGCTGTCGCTCGGGCAGTTCGTCGGCAACGGCCCGACGATGGTGAACGGAAAGGGGTTCATCGCCATCGTCACCTACCTGCTCGGCAACTACAACCCCATCGGGGCGATGCTGTCGACGCTGCTGTTCGCGGGGCTGGATGCCCTGCAACTGTCGTTGCAGGGGCAGGACGTTCTCGCCATCCCGCGACCGCTCGTGCGGACGATTCCGTACGTCTCGGTGATCATCGTGCTGGCGCTGTTCGGCCGGACGCGACTGCCCGAGGCGGCGGGGGAGCACTACGAGTCGGGTGAGGAGTAG
- a CDS encoding universal stress protein → MYERILVPTDGSPAAAAAVDHAVALADQFDATIHALYVVDATAYSAVEAGTDIVAAALEREGEGAVAAIREAADDRELPVVESVVSGRAFSSIIEYADENDVDLIVMGTHGRRGLDRYLLGSVTERVVRSANQPVLTVRYEDDGEE, encoded by the coding sequence ATGTACGAACGCATCCTCGTCCCGACGGACGGAAGCCCCGCCGCCGCCGCCGCGGTCGACCACGCCGTGGCGCTGGCCGACCAGTTCGACGCGACGATCCACGCGCTGTACGTCGTCGACGCGACCGCCTACAGCGCCGTCGAGGCCGGCACCGACATCGTCGCCGCCGCGTTGGAGCGCGAGGGCGAAGGCGCCGTCGCAGCGATCAGGGAAGCCGCCGACGACCGCGAGTTGCCGGTGGTCGAGTCGGTCGTCTCCGGCAGAGCGTTCAGCAGCATCATCGAGTACGCCGACGAGAACGACGTCGATCTGATCGTGATGGGGACACACGGACGCCGCGGCCTCGATCGCTACCTCCTCGGATCCGTCACCGAGCGTGTGGTCCGAAGCGCGAACCAGCCCGTGTTGACCGTACGGTACGAGGACGACGGCGAGGAGTAA
- a CDS encoding phosphomannomutase: MELFGTAGIRGSATERVTPGLVLEVAAALGAQAREEDDREFVVGRDGRVTGPALAAAAEAGLESAGADVRRIGQVPTPALAFASQGRRGVMLTASHNPPTDNGVKAFVDGVEYGEAAETAVEDLVSAGTSPAAWDEWGDGVDEDVLDAYRRAVVSYAREFGADAGDVRIAVDCGNGMASVATPQVLRDLGVDVVTLNATVDGHFPGRESKPTAESLTDLREFVRDGGADVGIGHDGDADRIVVVDGDGEVVHEDTILAVLAERYVATSDVDDPVVVTTPNASGRIDERVEAAGGRVERVALGYLHDGIAAARADGGDVVFAAEPWKHIHTRFGDWIDAVTSAAVLSRLVAAEGLDSLRAPVTERPYRKESVRCPDDDKVAVMERLAETLPAAFPAAAVDSEYGVRLTFDDASWTLVRPSGTEPYVRVYAEHDEVDRFVEEVVGVVESAVETVN, translated from the coding sequence CCGGAATTCGCGGGAGTGCGACCGAGCGTGTCACGCCGGGCCTCGTCCTCGAGGTCGCCGCCGCGCTGGGCGCACAGGCCCGCGAGGAGGACGACCGCGAGTTCGTCGTCGGCCGCGACGGGCGCGTCACGGGCCCGGCGCTCGCGGCCGCCGCCGAGGCCGGACTCGAATCTGCCGGCGCGGACGTGCGTCGGATCGGACAGGTGCCGACGCCCGCGCTCGCGTTCGCCTCGCAGGGTCGACGTGGCGTGATGTTGACCGCCTCGCACAATCCCCCGACCGACAACGGCGTCAAGGCGTTCGTCGACGGCGTCGAGTACGGCGAGGCCGCCGAGACCGCTGTCGAGGACCTGGTCTCGGCGGGCACCTCACCAGCCGCGTGGGACGAGTGGGGCGACGGCGTCGACGAAGACGTCCTCGACGCGTACCGCCGCGCGGTCGTCTCGTACGCTCGTGAGTTCGGCGCTGACGCGGGCGACGTTCGGATCGCCGTCGACTGCGGCAACGGGATGGCGTCGGTCGCGACCCCGCAGGTGCTTCGAGACCTCGGCGTCGACGTGGTGACGCTGAACGCGACCGTCGACGGCCACTTCCCCGGCCGCGAGTCGAAGCCGACCGCCGAGTCACTGACCGACCTCCGCGAGTTCGTCCGTGACGGTGGTGCGGACGTGGGCATCGGTCACGACGGCGACGCCGACCGCATCGTCGTCGTCGACGGCGACGGCGAGGTGGTCCACGAGGACACCATCCTCGCGGTCCTCGCGGAGCGATACGTCGCCACCAGCGACGTGGACGATCCGGTGGTGGTGACGACGCCGAACGCCTCCGGGCGCATCGACGAACGCGTCGAGGCCGCCGGTGGTCGCGTCGAACGCGTGGCGCTCGGCTACCTCCACGACGGCATCGCGGCCGCCCGCGCCGACGGCGGTGACGTGGTGTTCGCCGCCGAACCGTGGAAACACATCCACACTCGCTTCGGCGACTGGATCGACGCGGTCACGAGCGCCGCCGTGCTCAGCCGTCTCGTCGCCGCCGAGGGCCTCGACAGCCTCCGTGCGCCGGTGACCGAACGGCCGTACCGCAAGGAGAGCGTTCGCTGCCCCGACGACGACAAGGTGGCCGTGATGGAGCGACTGGCCGAGACGTTGCCAGCGGCGTTCCCCGCCGCCGCGGTCGACTCCGAGTACGGCGTCCGCCTCACGTTCGACGACGCCTCGTGGACGCTCGTGCGTCCCTCGGGGACGGAACCGTACGTCCGGGTGTACGCCGAACACGACGAGGTCGACCGCTTCGTCGAGGAAGTCGTCGGCGTCGTCGAGTCTGCCGTCGAAACTGTCAACTGA
- a CDS encoding ABC transporter permease — protein MTDDGEAGTDADGGGSSPRERAFDALDRLVEASATERLLISGSALLLSIAIGFVLILVAGRMTSCESAAYSLLGVGFCYDPFTVYDSLFLGAFGDFLTNPLNGQFATTISETTVLVFTGVAVAVAFKAGVFNIGGQGQLVFGALGSAVVVYAVSGAFSGVVGTLVLVPLALVIGALVGGLYGAIPGALKAYADANEVITTIMLNFVATSFALYLASGPFKDPDSFANQTRQLPEFALFPQPLFPGRTDASMLALALAIVVAVAIAYLLQKTSFGYDVRTSGIQPEAAEYGGVDAARTVVSSMALSGALAGIGGAVYVLTIAGNFQTGVPDYGFDGITVSILAGNNPVGAIAAALLFGVLKSGSIIVDVSTDVPPQLVGVLRGLIVLFVAMPEFFRMIGARIDVRERFGGRDAVATDGGDDQ, from the coding sequence ATGACTGACGACGGCGAGGCGGGAACGGACGCAGACGGCGGCGGGTCGTCACCACGCGAGCGTGCGTTCGACGCGCTGGATCGACTCGTGGAGGCGAGTGCGACCGAACGCCTCCTCATCTCGGGGTCGGCGCTGCTGCTGTCAATCGCCATCGGGTTCGTCCTCATCCTCGTCGCCGGACGGATGACCTCGTGTGAGTCGGCGGCGTACTCCCTGCTCGGAGTTGGCTTCTGTTACGACCCGTTCACCGTGTACGACAGCCTCTTCCTCGGCGCGTTCGGCGACTTCCTCACGAATCCGCTGAACGGCCAGTTCGCCACCACCATCTCCGAGACGACCGTTCTCGTGTTCACGGGCGTCGCCGTCGCGGTGGCGTTCAAGGCGGGCGTGTTCAACATCGGCGGGCAGGGCCAACTCGTGTTCGGGGCGCTCGGGAGCGCGGTCGTCGTGTACGCCGTCTCCGGGGCGTTCTCGGGCGTGGTCGGCACGCTCGTCCTCGTTCCGCTCGCACTCGTCATCGGTGCGCTCGTCGGCGGCCTGTACGGTGCGATTCCGGGGGCGCTGAAGGCGTATGCAGACGCGAACGAGGTGATCACGACGATCATGCTCAACTTCGTCGCCACCTCGTTCGCGCTGTATCTCGCCTCCGGCCCGTTCAAAGACCCCGACAGTTTCGCCAACCAGACTCGCCAACTCCCGGAGTTCGCGCTGTTCCCCCAACCGCTGTTCCCCGGGCGGACGGACGCGTCGATGCTCGCGCTGGCGCTGGCTATCGTCGTCGCCGTCGCCATCGCGTACCTCCTGCAGAAGACCTCCTTCGGCTACGACGTGCGCACGAGCGGGATTCAGCCGGAGGCCGCCGAGTACGGCGGCGTCGACGCCGCGCGCACCGTCGTCTCCTCGATGGCGCTGTCGGGCGCACTCGCGGGCATCGGCGGCGCGGTGTACGTCCTCACCATCGCGGGCAACTTCCAGACGGGCGTGCCCGACTACGGCTTCGACGGCATCACCGTCTCCATCCTCGCGGGCAACAATCCCGTCGGGGCCATCGCCGCCGCCCTCCTGTTCGGCGTGCTGAAGTCGGGCAGCATCATCGTCGACGTGAGTACGGACGTGCCGCCGCAGTTGGTGGGCGTCCTCCGCGGACTTATCGTCCTGTTCGTCGCGATGCCGGAGTTCTTCCGGATGATCGGCGCACGCATCGACGTGCGCGAGCGATTCGGCGGCCGTGACGCCGTCGCGACCGACGGAGGTGACGACCAATGA
- a CDS encoding ABC transporter ATP-binding protein, which translates to MTEAVRLDGITKRFPGVVANDDVTLSVERGTVHALLGENGAGKTTLMNVLYGLYEPTEGDVYVDGDGLSYDDGAIADAPRRFASPRDAIDAGVGMIHQHFMLVDPMTVAENITLGNEPRKWGGLAVDRDAAREAVIDLSDRYGFDVEPDAAIEEVGVGVQQRVEILKALYRGAEILILDEPTAVLTPQEVDDLFEVLEELTDAGKTVIFITHKLGEALEAADEVTVLRDGKNVGSVETAGTTREELAELMVGREVVLETDAPPATPGEQTLTVDGVTATDERGVTAVDDVSFAVREGEVFGIAGVDGNGQSELIEVITGLRRPVDGRVELEGADVTGASRRDRTRAGMAYVPEDRQERGLVMDFDLTENGVLGSQHDAPFAQSGRLDWGFADDHATDIIEEYDVRPPDASAEAKSLSGGNQQKFIVGREFARDPACLVASHPTRGVDIGSTEFIHDRLIDLRDQGRAVLLVSSKLEEVRGLSDRLAVMYRGRIVDVVDPDEVTEEQLGLLMAGEEPEEVPTAERVAGGDTGDATADAGTPATAADPDSEVADD; encoded by the coding sequence ATGACGGAGGCCGTCCGCCTCGACGGGATCACGAAACGCTTCCCCGGCGTCGTCGCCAACGACGACGTCACGCTCTCGGTGGAGCGAGGGACGGTCCACGCCCTGCTCGGCGAGAACGGTGCGGGCAAGACGACACTGATGAACGTCCTCTACGGGCTGTACGAACCCACAGAGGGCGACGTGTACGTCGACGGGGACGGACTGAGCTACGACGACGGCGCGATCGCTGACGCGCCTCGTCGCTTCGCCTCGCCACGGGACGCAATCGACGCCGGCGTCGGGATGATCCACCAGCACTTCATGCTGGTCGACCCGATGACCGTCGCCGAGAACATCACGCTGGGTAACGAACCGCGCAAGTGGGGCGGTCTCGCGGTCGACCGCGACGCCGCACGCGAGGCGGTGATCGACCTCTCGGACCGCTACGGCTTCGACGTGGAACCCGACGCCGCAATCGAGGAGGTTGGCGTCGGCGTCCAACAGCGCGTCGAGATTCTGAAGGCGCTGTACCGCGGCGCGGAGATCCTCATCCTCGACGAACCGACGGCCGTGTTGACGCCCCAGGAGGTAGACGACCTCTTCGAAGTGCTGGAGGAACTGACCGACGCGGGCAAGACGGTTATCTTCATCACGCACAAACTCGGCGAAGCGCTGGAGGCGGCCGACGAAGTGACCGTCCTCCGCGACGGGAAGAACGTCGGCAGCGTCGAGACTGCGGGGACGACCCGCGAGGAACTGGCGGAACTGATGGTCGGCCGCGAGGTGGTGCTGGAGACGGACGCGCCGCCGGCGACGCCGGGCGAGCAGACCCTGACGGTCGACGGCGTCACCGCGACGGACGAACGCGGCGTCACCGCCGTCGACGACGTCTCCTTCGCCGTTCGCGAGGGCGAGGTGTTCGGCATCGCGGGCGTCGACGGCAACGGCCAGTCAGAGCTGATCGAGGTGATAACCGGCCTGCGCCGTCCCGTCGACGGGCGCGTCGAGTTGGAAGGCGCAGACGTGACCGGCGCGTCACGCCGCGATCGAACCCGCGCGGGGATGGCGTACGTTCCCGAAGACCGACAGGAGCGGGGTCTCGTGATGGACTTCGACCTCACCGAGAACGGCGTCCTCGGCTCCCAACACGACGCGCCATTCGCACAGTCGGGGCGACTCGACTGGGGATTCGCGGACGACCACGCCACGGACATCATCGAGGAGTACGACGTTCGGCCGCCAGACGCCAGCGCGGAGGCGAAGTCGCTGTCGGGCGGCAACCAGCAGAAGTTCATCGTCGGCCGCGAGTTCGCGCGTGACCCGGCGTGTCTCGTCGCCTCGCACCCGACCCGCGGCGTCGACATCGGGTCGACGGAGTTCATCCACGACCGCCTCATCGATCTGCGCGACCAGGGACGAGCCGTGTTGCTCGTCTCCTCGAAACTCGAGGAGGTTCGCGGTCTCTCCGACCGCCTCGCGGTGATGTACCGCGGGCGCATCGTCGACGTGGTCGACCCCGACGAGGTGACCGAGGAACAACTCGGCCTCCTGATGGCCGGCGAGGAACCCGAGGAGGTGCCGACGGCCGAGCGTGTCGCCGGCGGCGACACGGGCGACGCGACGGCCGACGCCGGGACGCCAGCGACCGCCGCCGACCCCGACTCGGAGGTGGCCGATGACTGA
- a CDS encoding BMP family lipoprotein, whose translation MDDTERFDRRTLVKGLGAAGLAGLAGCAGGPESGGESGDGGSDGSGDDSDSGSGDSEETEAQTETATDEPTNVGMVYATGGLGDGSFNDQAQTGIQQAAEDFNLEFDESEPDSVSQFSTFQQQYAQSTDPDYDLVSCIGFLQADALSQTAPDYPEQDFMIVDSVVDADNVRSYTFKEHEGSYLVGQLAGLLTSQSFSAGESSTQGDSTNVGFVGGVEGALIRKFEAGFVAGVKAANSDVDVQTTYTGSFSDPSAGQEAALSMFSSGADIVYHAAGNTGTGVFQAARDEGKFAIGVDRDQSVTTDYADVILASMVKRVDTAVYNAAEATVNGSFEGGTATSLGLAEEGVANVYGSELGDQIPDDVKSEVDASAEAIINGEISVPQDPSNV comes from the coding sequence ATGGACGACACTGAACGGTTCGATAGGCGGACGCTTGTCAAAGGACTCGGTGCGGCTGGCCTCGCTGGACTCGCTGGGTGTGCCGGCGGCCCCGAATCCGGCGGCGAGAGCGGCGACGGTGGCTCCGACGGGTCGGGCGACGACTCCGACAGCGGCTCCGGCGACAGCGAGGAGACGGAAGCGCAGACCGAGACTGCGACGGACGAGCCGACGAACGTCGGGATGGTGTACGCCACCGGTGGCCTCGGCGACGGGTCGTTCAACGACCAGGCCCAGACGGGCATCCAGCAGGCGGCCGAGGACTTCAACTTGGAGTTCGACGAGTCCGAGCCGGACTCGGTCTCGCAGTTCTCGACGTTCCAGCAGCAGTACGCGCAGTCGACGGACCCCGACTACGATCTGGTCTCCTGTATCGGCTTCCTGCAGGCGGACGCGCTCTCGCAGACCGCACCCGACTACCCCGAGCAGGACTTCATGATTGTCGACAGCGTCGTCGACGCCGACAACGTCCGCTCGTACACGTTCAAAGAGCACGAGGGTTCGTACCTCGTCGGTCAACTCGCTGGCCTGCTCACGAGTCAGTCGTTCTCGGCGGGCGAGTCGTCGACGCAGGGCGACTCCACGAACGTCGGCTTCGTCGGCGGCGTTGAGGGCGCACTCATCCGGAAGTTCGAGGCCGGATTCGTCGCTGGTGTGAAGGCGGCGAACTCCGACGTCGACGTGCAGACCACCTACACCGGTTCGTTCTCCGACCCCTCCGCGGGGCAGGAGGCCGCGCTGTCGATGTTCAGTTCCGGTGCGGACATCGTCTACCACGCGGCGGGGAACACGGGGACTGGCGTCTTCCAGGCCGCACGCGACGAGGGCAAGTTCGCCATCGGCGTCGACCGCGACCAGTCCGTGACGACCGACTACGCCGACGTCATCCTCGCGTCGATGGTCAAGCGCGTCGACACCGCTGTCTACAACGCGGCTGAGGCGACCGTCAACGGGAGCTTCGAGGGCGGTACTGCCACGAGCCTCGGTCTCGCCGAGGAGGGTGTCGCCAACGTCTACGGGAGCGAACTGGGCGACCAGATTCCCGACGACGTGAAGTCCGAGGTCGACGCCTCCGCCGAGGCCATCATCAACGGCGAAATCTCCGTCCCGCAGGATCCGAGCAACGTCTGA
- a CDS encoding geranylgeranyl reductase family protein: MTTHEPDIVVVGAGTAGCYAAATAADAGYDVVIVERKDEEEAGHIACGDALKGADKFPDSIPKSEIQPAFTNTGVDHGRFEIPSHDTVLEIPIPGELAVIDRLKYGKLLIQGAKDRGVDFHYDTVVQDVTQADDGRVTGVRGKRKGDVVEYEAEMTIDAAGALSILQDKADLRDATFDTNVSFSQFCSAYREVVEVPEPVDYDDALVFKPTKRAAGYLWYFPRSSTEINAGLGFQMNEEPMKLVDDLKQDMRSRPEFEGAEVTDKLGAALPTRRPYDSAVAPGFIAAGDAAGHVNPTTGGGIAGAAYAGKYAAEQAMEAIDAGTVDEATLWQYNRRVMDHFGARFAALDVYNILSTAVDVDELMGLMASLPGESLAEALYEGSASVKPRLVAEVVKDSYGHWGDIWHFYKTKRAADELMAHYRRYPSRPGGFEGWREERDRIMERVYDVTGAEAKY, from the coding sequence ATGACCACACACGAACCCGATATCGTCGTCGTCGGGGCGGGGACGGCGGGCTGTTACGCGGCCGCGACCGCCGCAGATGCGGGCTACGACGTCGTCATCGTCGAGCGGAAAGACGAGGAGGAGGCGGGCCACATCGCCTGCGGTGACGCGCTGAAGGGCGCGGACAAGTTCCCCGACTCGATCCCGAAATCGGAGATTCAGCCGGCGTTCACCAACACCGGCGTCGACCACGGCCGCTTCGAGATTCCCAGCCACGACACGGTGCTGGAGATTCCGATCCCCGGCGAACTGGCCGTCATCGACCGCCTGAAGTACGGCAAACTGCTCATCCAGGGCGCGAAAGACCGCGGCGTCGACTTCCACTACGACACCGTCGTCCAGGACGTGACGCAGGCCGACGACGGCCGCGTGACCGGCGTCCGCGGCAAGCGGAAAGGAGACGTCGTCGAGTACGAGGCGGAGATGACTATCGACGCTGCGGGGGCGCTGTCCATCCTCCAGGACAAAGCCGACCTTCGCGACGCCACCTTCGACACGAACGTCTCGTTCTCGCAGTTCTGCTCGGCGTACCGCGAGGTCGTCGAGGTGCCCGAACCCGTCGACTACGACGACGCACTCGTGTTCAAGCCGACGAAACGGGCGGCGGGATACCTCTGGTACTTCCCACGCTCGTCGACGGAGATCAACGCCGGCCTCGGCTTCCAGATGAACGAAGAGCCGATGAAACTCGTCGACGACCTGAAGCAGGACATGCGCTCGCGTCCCGAGTTCGAGGGTGCCGAGGTGACGGACAAACTCGGCGCGGCCCTCCCGACTCGCCGCCCGTACGACTCGGCGGTCGCACCCGGATTCATCGCCGCCGGCGACGCCGCGGGTCACGTCAACCCCACCACCGGCGGCGGCATCGCGGGCGCGGCCTACGCCGGGAAGTACGCCGCAGAGCAGGCGATGGAGGCCATCGACGCGGGCACGGTCGACGAGGCGACGCTGTGGCAGTACAACCGACGCGTGATGGACCACTTCGGTGCTCGGTTCGCCGCCCTCGACGTGTACAACATCCTCTCGACAGCCGTCGACGTCGACGAACTGATGGGACTGATGGCGTCGCTGCCGGGCGAGAGCCTCGCGGAGGCGCTGTACGAGGGGAGCGCGTCGGTGAAGCCCCGCCTCGTCGCGGAGGTTGTCAAAGACTCCTACGGCCACTGGGGTGACATCTGGCACTTCTACAAGACGAAGCGCGCCGCCGACGAGTTGATGGCGCACTACCGGCGCTACCCGTCGCGACCGGGCGGATTCGAGGGGTGGCGTGAGGAACGCGACCGGATTATGGAGCGCGTGTACGACGTGACCGGCGCCGAGGCGAAGTACTGA